From one Brachypodium distachyon strain Bd21 chromosome 4, Brachypodium_distachyon_v3.0, whole genome shotgun sequence genomic stretch:
- the LOC112268895 gene encoding uncharacterized protein LOC112268895, with product MADTRRAAALCLLLPLLVFSLANPYLAEAGKYVCMSKFPMMPFCAEWMCTAECWTEAKLNLATVKEYRCAKGGIKGYCYCLFCGDNLKQDEVQEPKPQELIHN from the exons ATGGCCGACACGAGGCGCGCCGCTGCTCTCTGCCTCCTCCTGCCCCTGCTCGTCTTCTCGCTCGCGAATCCTTACCTCGCCGAGGCCGGTAAATACG TTTGCATGAGCAAGTTCCCGATGATGCCCTTCTGCGCCGAGTGGATGTGCACGGCGGAGTGCTGGACGGAGGCGAAGCTGAACCTCGCCACCGTCAAGGAGTACCGCTGCGCCAAGGGAGGCATCAAAGGATATTGCTACTGCCTCTTCTGCGGCGATAACCTTAAACAAGACGAGGTCCAAGAACCAAAGCCACAAGAGCTGATTCACAATTAG
- the LOC100833314 gene encoding WD repeat-containing protein VIP3 codes for MKLAGLKSVDGAHEESVWAAAWAPAAEHRPTALLLTGALDETVRAWRADDLAAASPPARGHALGVVSLAAHPAGVIAAAVSLDSYIRVFDVDSGASVATLDAPPSEVWGVQFHPKGVALAAAGGGSGSVKLWDTEKWQPIASLPVPRPEGARPDKTGSGKFVLSVAWSPDGKLLACGSMDGTIAVYDAVRMKFLHHLEGHHMPVRSMVFSPVDPHVLFTACDDAHIHIYDAKEKGLIGAMSGHASWVLSIDVSPDGMAVATGSSDRTVRLWDINARASVQTMSNHSDQVWAVAFRPPGGEGVRAGRLASASDDKSISLYDYS; via the exons ATGAAGCTTGCGGGGCTCAAGTCGGTGGACGGGGCGCACGAGGAGTCGgtgtgggcggcggcgtgggcgccggcggcggagcaccGCCCGACGGCGCTGCTCCTCACGGGCGCGCTCGACGAGACCGTCCGCGCCTGGCGcgccgacgacctcgccgccgcgtcgccgccggcgcggggccACGCGCTCGGGGTGGTATCCCTTGCCGCCCACCCGGCCGGggtcatcgccgccgccgtctccctcgacAGCTATATCCGCGTCTTCGACGTCGACTCCGGCGCCTCCGTCGCCACGCTCGACGCGCCACCGTCTGAGGTCTGGGGCGTCCAGTTCCACCCCAAG GGTGTTGctctggctgctgctggtggtggcagTGGGTCAGTGAAACTCTGGGACACAGAGAAGTGGCAGCCTATTGCGAGCCTTCCCGTTCCTCGTCCAGAGGGAGCTCGCCCTGATAAAACAGGCAGCGGCAAGTTTGTTCTTTCAGTTGCTTGGAGCCCAGATGGCAAGCTGTTAGCCTGCGGATCCATGGATGGCACCATCGCGGTGTATGATGCTGTTCGCATGAAGTTCCTCCATCACCTGGAGGGCCACCATATGCCAGTGAGGTCGATGGTGTTCTCTCCAGTGGATCCCCATGTGCTCTTCACGGCTTGCGACGACGCCCACATTCACATATATGATGCCAAGGAGAAGGGCCTCATCGGGGCCATGTCCGGGCACGCGAGCTGGGTGCTGAGCATTGACGTGAGCCCAGATGGCATGGCGGTGGCAACCGGCTCTAGCGACCGCACCGTCCGGCTCTGGGACATCAACGCGAGGGCGTCAGTGCAGACGATGAGCAACCACTCTGACCAAGTTTGGGCTGTAGCGTTCAGGCCGCCAGGAGGCGAAGGAGTCCGTGCAGGCCGCCTCGCAAGCGCCTCGGACGACAAGAGCATCTCCCTATATGATTACTCGTAG
- the LOC104584454 gene encoding uncharacterized protein LOC104584454 produces the protein MADTRRAAALCVLLPLLVLSLANPYPVEAGCRYTYPWMPFCKGWMCKAECWAEAKLDFASLKEHYCVKGGFKGYCYCMFCSKHLRDHDDEVQGEKPKELLH, from the exons ATGGCCGACACGAGGCGCGCCGCTGCTCTATGCGTCCTCCTGCCCCTGCTCGTCTTGTCGCTCGCGAATCCTTACCCCGTTGAGGCCG GTTGCAGGTACACGTACCCGTGGATGCCCTTCTGCAAAGGGTGGATGTGCAAGGCGGAGTGCTGGGCTGAGGCGAAGCTGGACTTCGCCAGCCTCAAGGAGCACTACTGCGTCAAGGGCGGATTCAAGGGCTACTGCTACTGCATGTTCTGCAGCAAGCACCTCAGGGACCACGACGACGAGGTCCAAGGAGAAAAGCCGAAAGAGCTCCTCCATTGA